The following proteins are co-located in the Phyllostomus discolor isolate MPI-MPIP mPhyDis1 chromosome 1, mPhyDis1.pri.v3, whole genome shotgun sequence genome:
- the FOXA1 gene encoding hepatocyte nuclear factor 3-alpha, with translation MLGTVKMEGHESSDWNSYYADTQEAYTSVPVSNMNSGLSSMNSMNTYMTMNTMTTSGNMTPASFNMSYANPGLGAGLSPGTVAGMPGGSAGAMNSMTAAGVTAMGTTLSPGGMGAMGAQPAASMNGLGPYAAAMNPCMSPMAYAPSNLGRSRAGGSGDAKTFKRSYPHAKPPYSYISLITMAIQQAPSKMLTLSEIYQWIMDLFPYYRQNQQRWQNSIRHSLSFNDCFVKVARSPDKPGKGSYWTLHPDSGNMFENGCYLRRQKRFKCEKQPGAGGGSGASGGAKGGPESRKDPSAAANGSGDSPLHRGVHGKASQLEGAAASGPASSPQTLDHSGATATGGAAELKTPASSAAPPISSGPGALVSVPPSHPVHGLAPHESQLHLKGDPHYSFNHPFSINNLMSSDQQHKLDFKAYEQALQYSPYSAALPASLPLGSASVATRSPIEPSALEPAYYQGVYSRPVLNTS, from the exons ATGTTAGGAACTGTGAAGATGGAAGGGCATGAGAGCAGCGACTGGAACAGCTACTACGCGGACACACAGGAG GCCTACACCTCGGTCCCGGTCAGCAACATGAACTCGGGCTTGAGCTCCATGAATTCCATGAACACCTACATGACCATGAACACCATGACCACGAGTGGCAACATGACCCCAGCTTCATTCAACATGTCATACGCAAACCCGGGCCTGGGTGCTGGCCTGAGCCCAGGCACTGTGGCAGGCATGCCTGGGGGCTCCGCGGGCGCCATGAACAGCATGACAGCGGCGGGAGTGACAGCCATGGGGACGACGCTGAGCCCTGGCGGCATGGGTGCCATGGGCGCGCAGCCTGCGGCCTCTATGAATGGCCTGGGCCCCTACGCCGCGGCCATGAACCCCTGCATGAGCCCCATGGCATATGCGCCGTCTAATCTGGGCCGCAGccgggctgggggcagtggcGACGCCAAGACTTTCAAGCGCAGCTACCCGCATGCCAAGCCGCCCTACTCTTACATCTCGCTCATCACCATGGCCATCCAGCAGGCCCCCAGCAAGATGCTGACGCTGAGCGAGATCTACCAGTGGATCATGGACCTCTTTCCCTATTACCGGCAGAACCAGCAGCGTTGGCAGAACTCCATCCGCCACTCGCTCTCCTTCAACGACTGCTTCGTCAAAGTGGCCCGCTCCCCCGACAAGCCGGGCAAGGGTTCCTACTGGACGCTGCACCCGGACTCGGGCAACATGTTCGAAAACGGCTGTTACTTGCGCCGCCAGAAGCGCTTCAAGTGCGAGAAGCAgccaggggccgggggcgggagtggggccAGTGGTGGTGCCAAGGGTGGCCCTGAGAGCCGGAAGGACCCCTCTGCCGCTGCCAATGGCAGTGGCGACTCACCCCTTCATCGGGGTGTGCACGGTAAGGCCAGCCAGCTAGAGGGCGCAGCGGCCTCGgggcctgcctccagcccccagacTCTAGACCACAGTGGGGCGACGGCGACAGGGGGCGCCGCGGAGTTGAAGACTCCAGCCTCCTCAGCTGCGCCCCCAATCAGCTCGGGGCCTGGGGCACTGGTGtctgtgcccccctcccacccagtgcATGGCCTGGCACCCCACGAGTCCCAGCTACACCTGAAAGGGGACCCCCATTACTCCTTCAACCACCCCTTCTCCATCAACAACCTCATGTCCTCGGATCAGCAGCACAAGCTGGACTTCAAGGCTTATGAGCAGGCGCTTCAGTACTCACCCTACAGCGCTGCATTGCCCGCCAGCCTGCCACTGGGCAGCGCCTCCGTGGCCACCAGGAGCCCTATCGAGCCCTCAGCCCTGGAACCGGCCTACTACCAAGGTGTGTATTCCAGACCTGTCCTAAACACTTCCTAG